In the Candidatus Methylomirabilota bacterium genome, one interval contains:
- the tilS gene encoding tRNA lysidine(34) synthetase TilS: protein MTVQADVLDVVRDTIRRHAMLAGGETVLVAVSGGADSTALLHVLGGLAAEWRLRLHVLHVDHQLRAGSAGDADFVRALGRRLSVPVEVATVEVAARASLEEAARQARYIALEAEADRIGAHRIALGHTADDQAETVLMRLLEGAGVRGLAGIPAVRGRIIRPLLDVRRRDLMVRLERVGLAWIEDPSNRDPKFFRNRVRHELLPLLAASYAADVVVALNRVAGHARTALEALERVASVELDRMARTEGEGLILPGDALSALPRPLAAEVLRLAAARLGSRAPLRAWAHRGLERLLATPPPRRPFRLGGLTVEVSGRLVRLARGVAPALIARPVPIPGSVALPEVGLRLETRLLPADGYAVPREPDRVAFDADELPGAWVVRARQPGDRFRPFGAGARRLKTFLIDAKIPRWERERLPIVEAKGEIVWVAGLRRGARAPLTSGSRRVLELSLKPLAN, encoded by the coding sequence GTGACGGTGCAGGCCGACGTCCTCGACGTCGTGCGCGACACCATTCGCCGCCACGCGATGCTCGCGGGCGGCGAAACTGTCCTGGTCGCCGTCTCGGGCGGCGCGGACTCGACGGCGCTGCTCCACGTGCTCGGCGGGCTGGCCGCCGAGTGGCGCCTCCGACTTCACGTGCTCCACGTCGATCACCAGCTCCGCGCCGGCTCGGCCGGTGACGCCGACTTCGTGCGGGCGCTGGGACGACGCCTGAGCGTTCCCGTGGAGGTCGCCACGGTCGAGGTGGCCGCGCGGGCCTCCCTCGAGGAGGCCGCCCGGCAGGCGCGCTATATCGCGCTGGAGGCCGAGGCCGACCGCATCGGGGCCCACCGCATCGCGCTGGGCCACACCGCCGACGATCAAGCGGAGACCGTCCTCATGCGGCTGCTGGAGGGCGCCGGTGTGCGGGGGCTGGCCGGGATCCCCGCGGTCCGGGGGCGGATCATCCGGCCGCTGCTGGACGTCCGGCGTCGCGATCTGATGGTTCGGCTCGAGCGCGTGGGGCTCGCCTGGATCGAGGACCCCAGCAACCGGGATCCCAAGTTTTTCAGGAACCGTGTCCGGCACGAGTTGCTGCCGCTCCTGGCCGCGTCGTACGCGGCCGACGTCGTCGTCGCGCTCAATCGCGTCGCCGGCCACGCGCGCACGGCGCTCGAGGCCCTCGAGCGGGTCGCCAGCGTCGAGCTGGATCGCATGGCGCGAACGGAAGGCGAGGGGCTGATCCTGCCGGGGGACGCGCTCTCGGCGCTGCCGCGGCCGCTGGCGGCCGAGGTGCTCCGCCTGGCGGCGGCGCGCCTGGGCAGCCGCGCCCCCCTCCGGGCGTGGGCCCATCGGGGCCTCGAGCGGCTCCTGGCCACGCCCCCGCCGCGGCGACCGTTCAGGCTCGGCGGCCTCACCGTCGAGGTGAGCGGCCGGCTCGTGCGGCTGGCCCGCGGGGTTGCGCCGGCTCTGATCGCACGGCCGGTGCCGATCCCCGGCAGCGTGGCGCTGCCCGAGGTCGGCCTGCGGCTGGAGACGCGCCTGCTGCCCGCCGACGGCTATGCCGTGCCCCGCGAGCCCGACCGTGTCGCGTTCGACGCCGACGAGTTGCCGGGTGCTTGGGTGGTCCGGGCTCGGCAGCCGGGCGATCGATTCCGGCCGTTCGGCGCCGGGGCGCGGCGCCTCAAGACATTCCTGATCGACGCGAAGATTCCCCGCTGGGAGCGCGAGCGCCTGCCCATCGTCGAGGCGAAGGGCGAGATCGTATGGGTCGCCGGGCTGCGCCGCGGCGCTCGGGCCCCGCTGACGTCCGGCTCCCGCCGCGTCCTCGAGCTCAGCCTGAAGCCCCTGGCCAACTAG
- a CDS encoding sigma-54 dependent transcriptional regulator yields the protein MSLASPPDQTELVRRGTVLVVDDEEGVRASVRAILADTCRVLEAEDGAVALELLRAHDVDVVMLDQRMPGDQGIDLLPRVKALDPTLVVVLATAVRDVRTAVEAMRLGAYDYLVKPFDVDDIILLVQRALEKRALEREVLCLRSALAPSGVATVGFEGMVGRHPEMIRIYQLITQIAETPTTVLITGESGTGKELIARAIHQRSRRRGQPFVAVNVAALPETLLESELFGHEKGAFTGAHARKLGKFELAQGGTVLLDEIGSLRLDLQTKLLRVLQEREIERVGGARPVAVDVRVLAATNLNLRQAVRERAFREDLFYRLNVVPIHVSPLRERREDIPMLVEHFVRKIARECHRDVRGVSAGALEVLTRYDWPGNVRELENVIHRAVVLAREPVLYLKDIPLDVALPETGPRLAEDTGLPLREACEQFERQYVLRVLERVGWNVSRGARLLGVHRNTVLAKLSAWGVQRPGTPEGRSASM from the coding sequence ATGAGCCTGGCGTCGCCTCCCGATCAGACCGAGCTGGTTCGGCGCGGGACGGTGCTCGTCGTCGACGACGAGGAGGGCGTGCGGGCCTCCGTGCGGGCCATCCTCGCGGACACCTGCCGCGTGCTGGAGGCCGAGGACGGCGCGGTGGCGCTGGAGCTGCTCCGGGCCCACGACGTCGACGTGGTCATGCTCGACCAACGGATGCCGGGCGACCAGGGCATCGACCTCCTGCCCCGCGTGAAGGCGCTCGACCCCACTCTGGTCGTCGTCCTGGCCACGGCCGTCCGTGACGTGCGCACGGCCGTGGAAGCGATGCGGCTGGGCGCCTACGACTATCTGGTCAAGCCGTTCGACGTCGACGACATCATCCTGCTGGTCCAGCGCGCGCTCGAGAAGCGGGCCCTGGAGCGGGAGGTGCTGTGCCTGCGGTCGGCGCTGGCGCCCAGCGGCGTCGCGACCGTCGGCTTCGAGGGCATGGTCGGGCGGCACCCCGAGATGATCCGCATCTACCAGCTCATTACCCAGATCGCCGAGACGCCCACGACGGTCCTGATCACCGGCGAGAGCGGGACGGGCAAGGAGCTCATCGCGCGCGCCATCCACCAGCGGAGCAGGCGCCGCGGCCAGCCCTTCGTGGCGGTGAACGTCGCCGCCCTTCCCGAGACGCTGCTGGAGTCCGAGCTATTCGGCCACGAGAAGGGCGCGTTCACCGGCGCCCACGCGCGCAAGCTGGGCAAGTTCGAGCTGGCCCAGGGCGGCACCGTGCTCCTGGACGAGATCGGCTCACTCCGCCTCGATCTGCAGACCAAGCTGCTGCGCGTGCTGCAGGAGCGCGAGATCGAGCGCGTGGGGGGCGCCCGGCCGGTCGCCGTCGACGTCCGGGTGCTGGCCGCCACGAACCTGAACCTCCGCCAGGCTGTCCGGGAGCGGGCGTTCCGTGAGGACCTCTTCTACCGGTTGAACGTCGTCCCCATCCACGTGTCTCCGCTGCGCGAGCGCCGGGAGGACATCCCGATGCTGGTGGAGCACTTCGTGCGCAAGATCGCCCGCGAGTGCCACCGCGACGTGCGCGGCGTCTCGGCGGGCGCGTTGGAGGTGCTCACCCGCTACGACTGGCCCGGCAACGTCCGGGAGCTGGAGAACGTCATCCACCGCGCGGTCGTGCTGGCGCGCGAGCCCGTGCTGTATCTGAAAGACATTCCGCTGGACGTGGCGCTGCCGGAGACCGGGCCGCGGCTGGCGGAGGACACCGGGCTGCCGCTGCGGGAAGCGTGCGAGCAGTTCGAGCGCCAGTACGTCCTGCGCGTGCTCGAGCGCGTCGGCTGGAACGTCAGCCGGGGGGCCCGGCTGCTGGGCGTGCACCGCAACACCGTGCTGGCCAAGCTGTCGGCCTGGGGCGTGCAGCGCCCCGGTACTCCGGAGGGCCGCAGCGCCTCGATGTGA
- a CDS encoding 6-carboxytetrahydropterin synthase: MELTRVYHFSAGHRLENPALGREENARLYGPCAREHGHNYYLEVTVAGAPDPTTGMLVDVAGLDEVVGRALVERVDHRALEGVPELVDVITTGESLARAFWRILAGTLAPGALRQIAVVETAKNRFEYRGEDL, translated from the coding sequence ATGGAGCTGACGCGGGTCTATCACTTCAGCGCGGGCCACCGGCTGGAGAACCCGGCACTCGGTCGGGAGGAGAACGCGCGCCTGTACGGCCCCTGTGCGCGGGAACACGGCCACAACTACTACCTGGAGGTGACGGTGGCCGGCGCCCCGGACCCGACCACCGGGATGCTGGTCGACGTCGCAGGCTTGGACGAGGTCGTCGGGCGCGCGCTGGTCGAGCGCGTCGATCACCGGGCGCTCGAGGGCGTGCCCGAACTCGTCGACGTCATCACCACGGGGGAGAGCCTCGCGCGCGCCTTCTGGCGGATCCTGGCCGGAACGCTGGCGCCGGGAGCGCTCCGGCAGATCGCCGTCGTCGAAACTGCGAAGAACCGGTTCGAATACCGGGGCGAGGATCTATGA
- a CDS encoding molybdenum cofactor biosynthesis protein MoaE codes for MRIRVRLFARYREAAGRERLELELPEGGTVETAWSAVVDRHPELGRYRPYTLFAVGHDYVAPEHPLRPDDELSLFPPVSGGSSSEGADVTAPSEPPPEMARAKPALKHGDTYRVVDAPLSPEAIAAAVDDPGAGGIVIFSGVVRNETGGRPVKFLEYEAHAPMAEAKMREIGEGLHARWPGVKRVAMLHRIGRLEIGEPSVLIAVSAAHRQEAFEACRYAIDTLKRSVPVWKKEHFEDGEVWVGPQGG; via the coding sequence GTGCGCATTCGGGTCCGCCTCTTCGCCCGGTACCGTGAAGCCGCCGGGCGCGAGCGGCTCGAGCTCGAGCTCCCCGAGGGCGGTACCGTCGAGACCGCGTGGTCGGCGGTCGTCGACCGCCACCCCGAGTTGGGGCGCTACCGGCCGTACACGCTCTTCGCCGTGGGCCACGACTACGTCGCGCCCGAGCACCCCCTCCGGCCGGACGACGAGCTGAGCCTGTTTCCACCCGTGAGCGGGGGGAGCTCATCGGAGGGGGCGGACGTTACGGCCCCCTCCGAGCCTCCCCCAGAGATGGCGCGGGCCAAGCCCGCGCTCAAACACGGTGACACCTACCGCGTCGTAGACGCGCCCCTGTCGCCGGAGGCGATCGCGGCCGCGGTGGACGATCCCGGCGCCGGCGGAATCGTGATCTTCTCCGGCGTCGTGCGCAACGAGACCGGTGGACGGCCCGTCAAGTTCCTCGAGTACGAGGCGCACGCGCCGATGGCGGAGGCCAAGATGCGCGAGATCGGCGAGGGCCTCCACGCGCGCTGGCCCGGCGTCAAGCGCGTGGCGATGCTGCACCGCATCGGGCGGCTGGAGATCGGCGAGCCGAGCGTGCTCATCGCCGTCTCGGCCGCGCACCGGCAGGAGGCGTTCGAGGCGTGCCGGTACGCCATCGACACCCTGAAGCGCTCGGTGCCGGTGTGGAAGAAGGAGCACTTCGAGGACGGAGAGGTCTGGGTGGGCCCGCAGGGAGGCTAG
- a CDS encoding SDR family NAD(P)-dependent oxidoreductase, with amino-acid sequence MAIVTGAGRGIGRAVAGALAREGAAVALAARTRAELAAVAAEIREAGGRALALPTDVTQDAAVEALVEQTLGELGRLDILVTAAGVASFGPVVGAKPTDWDPMLAVNLRAVMVCCRAALAPMVRQRRGTIVNIASVAASRAMPGAAAYSATKAGVVGFSRVLAEELRGEGVRVGVLLPGAVATPLWDTIPNAPERSRMLTPDDVARAALLMVTLPPGAALEALTLLPAGGIL; translated from the coding sequence GTGGCGATCGTCACCGGCGCCGGCCGGGGCATCGGCCGGGCGGTGGCGGGCGCGTTGGCCCGCGAGGGGGCCGCGGTGGCGCTGGCGGCGCGAACGCGGGCCGAGCTGGCGGCGGTGGCCGCCGAGATCCGGGAGGCCGGCGGCCGCGCGCTGGCCCTGCCAACCGACGTGACGCAGGACGCTGCCGTGGAGGCGCTCGTCGAGCAGACGCTGGGCGAGCTGGGACGGCTCGACATCCTGGTCACGGCCGCCGGCGTCGCCTCGTTCGGGCCGGTGGTGGGCGCCAAGCCGACGGATTGGGACCCGATGCTCGCCGTGAATCTGCGCGCGGTGATGGTGTGCTGCCGCGCGGCGCTGGCCCCGATGGTGCGCCAGCGCCGGGGGACGATCGTGAATATCGCCTCGGTGGCCGCCTCGCGGGCCATGCCGGGCGCGGCGGCCTACTCCGCCACCAAGGCCGGCGTGGTGGGCTTCAGCCGCGTCCTGGCCGAGGAGCTCCGGGGCGAAGGGGTGCGCGTGGGCGTGCTGCTGCCGGGTGCCGTGGCCACGCCGCTGTGGGACACGATTCCCAACGCGCCCGAGCGGAGCCGCATGCTGACCCCCGACGACGTGGCGCGCGCGGCGCTGCTGATGGTCACGCTCCCGCCCGGCGCCGCGCTGGAGGCGCTGACCCTGCTGCCGGCGGGTGGCATCCTGTGA
- a CDS encoding iron-sulfur cluster assembly accessory protein: protein MVTLTETAAKKIADLRLEEGKPEWGLRVRLVGGGCSGMSYELGWEDEAAPGDTVVELHGVKVYIDQHSASYVQGSEIDFVDNNMLGAGFAIKNPNVKSSCGCGQSHRF from the coding sequence ATGGTCACGCTGACGGAAACGGCCGCCAAGAAGATCGCCGACCTCCGCCTGGAGGAAGGCAAGCCCGAGTGGGGGCTCCGCGTTCGCCTGGTGGGCGGCGGCTGCTCCGGGATGTCGTACGAGCTCGGGTGGGAGGATGAGGCGGCGCCGGGCGACACGGTGGTCGAGCTGCACGGCGTCAAGGTGTACATCGATCAGCACAGCGCGTCCTACGTCCAGGGCAGCGAGATCGACTTCGTCGACAACAACATGCTGGGCGCCGGCTTCGCGATCAAGAATCCCAACGTGAAGTCGAGCTGCGGCTGCGGCCAGTCTCACCGCTTCTAG
- a CDS encoding DegQ family serine endoprotease: protein MKCLALLVCLFALAPPAWAERRGEPATDPRALLRAMEEAFSAVADRATPAVVNVSTVPQKGAAGPPEDLERFREFFGEEFYERYFRRRREEVRATGSGVIVDPNGYILTNNHVIENAAEIVVRLSDSRKFTARLVGRDPKTDLAVLKVDAPRPLPVAELGDSDRLRVGQWAIAIGNPFGLDRTVTVGIISATARTRVGVATYESFIQTDASINPGNSGGPLLNLDGKVIGVNTAIVAAGQGIGFSIPINMAKDVMRQLIARGRVVRGWLGIVIQDVTDELAGSFGVREREGVLVADVMKGGPAEAAGLRPGDVIVEFGGARVKEVPDLQRQAAGAMPGQTVALTVVRDQGRASVKVTVGEMPTDEPVAAAEGDESWGLAVEPLASDPARRLDLPFARGVVVTDVVPGSPADKAGLRRGDVILDVKGRPVTDVQGLYRELGALKPGQSAPLYVHRPAGGGGHKEYLVLERPSAR, encoded by the coding sequence ATGAAATGCCTCGCCCTTCTTGTGTGTCTCTTCGCCCTGGCGCCGCCGGCGTGGGCCGAGCGGCGCGGCGAACCCGCCACCGATCCCAGGGCCCTCCTCCGGGCGATGGAAGAGGCGTTCAGCGCGGTCGCGGACCGGGCGACGCCGGCCGTCGTCAACGTCAGCACCGTCCCTCAGAAAGGGGCGGCGGGGCCGCCCGAAGACCTGGAGCGCTTCCGGGAGTTTTTCGGCGAGGAGTTCTACGAGCGGTACTTCCGGCGGCGGCGGGAGGAGGTGCGCGCCACCGGCTCCGGCGTCATCGTGGATCCGAATGGATACATCTTGACGAACAATCACGTCATCGAGAACGCTGCCGAGATCGTCGTCCGTCTCTCGGACTCCCGGAAATTTACCGCGCGGCTCGTCGGTCGCGATCCGAAGACCGACCTGGCCGTGCTCAAGGTCGACGCGCCGAGGCCGCTGCCGGTCGCCGAGCTGGGCGATTCCGACCGCCTGCGGGTGGGCCAGTGGGCCATCGCGATCGGCAACCCCTTCGGTCTGGACCGCACGGTGACCGTCGGCATCATCTCCGCCACGGCGCGCACCCGCGTGGGCGTGGCGACGTACGAGAGCTTCATCCAGACCGACGCCTCGATCAACCCCGGCAACTCGGGCGGGCCGCTGCTGAACCTGGACGGCAAGGTGATCGGGGTCAACACCGCCATCGTGGCCGCCGGGCAGGGCATCGGCTTTTCGATCCCGATCAACATGGCCAAGGACGTCATGCGCCAGCTCATCGCGCGGGGCCGGGTGGTGCGGGGCTGGCTCGGTATCGTCATCCAGGACGTCACGGACGAGCTGGCGGGAAGCTTCGGCGTGCGCGAGCGCGAGGGCGTCCTCGTCGCCGACGTGATGAAGGGCGGCCCGGCGGAGGCGGCCGGGCTCCGGCCCGGGGACGTGATCGTCGAGTTCGGGGGGGCCCGGGTGAAGGAAGTGCCCGATCTCCAGCGCCAGGCCGCCGGCGCGATGCCCGGGCAGACGGTGGCGCTGACGGTTGTCCGCGACCAGGGACGGGCGTCGGTCAAGGTGACCGTCGGCGAGATGCCGACCGATGAGCCGGTGGCGGCGGCGGAGGGGGACGAGAGCTGGGGCCTCGCGGTCGAGCCGCTGGCCAGCGATCCGGCGCGGCGCCTGGACCTGCCCTTCGCGCGGGGCGTGGTCGTCACCGACGTGGTGCCGGGCAGCCCCGCCGACAAGGCCGGCCTTCGCCGCGGCGACGTGATCCTCGACGTCAAGGGGCGCCCGGTCACCGACGTCCAAGGCCTCTACCGCGAGCTCGGCGCGCTCAAGCCCGGCCAGTCGGCTCCGCTCTACGTGCATCGCCCCGCGGGCGGCGGTGGGCACAAGGAGTATCTCGTCCTGGAGCGCCCGAGCGCGCGATGA
- a CDS encoding glycosyltransferase family 4 protein: MRFAFLTSTPLSPTEGSGTFVALAGLVRGLARLGHDVGVRSLRLRTRFHTLDRWLYNAAVALAPPAADVVVGVDLDGFLWARRARRAPFVVALKGVIADELRNEQGWIRALLSVQARWEGANCRRADRVVVPSRYSAGVAAEAYAIPQEKIAVVPEPIDLAEWRGRFAESRRGPVTRPTVLAVARMYPRKRLSDLLQAAVLLRERIPRVQVRIVGEGPESARLRDLHARLGLGDAVIFLGEISRDALAVEYMGAHCFCLPSVQEGFGLVFAEAMAAGLPVVACRAGAVPEVVADRRTGLLVNPRSPEELAMALETLLANEGLRKDLGEEGRRRVEAFDLVRVAARFVGELPR; the protein is encoded by the coding sequence GTGCGCTTCGCCTTCCTCACCTCCACCCCCTTGAGCCCGACCGAGGGGAGCGGGACCTTCGTCGCGCTCGCCGGGCTCGTCCGCGGGCTCGCCCGACTGGGCCACGACGTCGGCGTCCGCTCCCTCCGCCTGCGCACCCGCTTTCACACCCTGGACCGCTGGCTGTACAACGCCGCCGTGGCCCTGGCGCCGCCGGCCGCCGACGTGGTAGTCGGCGTGGACCTGGACGGGTTTCTCTGGGCGCGCCGGGCGCGGCGCGCCCCATTCGTGGTCGCCCTCAAGGGCGTGATCGCCGACGAGCTTAGGAACGAGCAAGGCTGGATCCGGGCGCTCCTCAGCGTCCAGGCACGGTGGGAGGGCGCCAATTGCCGCCGGGCCGATCGGGTCGTCGTCCCCAGCCGCTACTCGGCGGGCGTGGCCGCCGAGGCCTACGCCATCCCGCAGGAAAAGATCGCCGTCGTCCCCGAGCCGATCGACCTCGCCGAGTGGCGGGGACGCTTCGCTGAGTCCCGGCGCGGGCCGGTGACGCGCCCCACGGTGCTCGCGGTGGCGCGCATGTACCCGCGCAAGCGACTCTCCGATCTGCTCCAGGCGGCGGTCCTTCTCCGCGAGCGAATCCCGCGGGTCCAGGTGCGCATCGTAGGAGAAGGGCCGGAGTCCGCGCGGCTGCGCGACCTCCACGCGCGCCTGGGTTTAGGCGACGCCGTGATTTTTCTCGGCGAGATTTCGCGCGACGCCCTGGCCGTAGAATATATGGGAGCGCACTGCTTCTGCCTACCCAGCGTGCAGGAGGGGTTCGGTCTGGTCTTCGCGGAAGCCATGGCGGCGGGGCTCCCGGTGGTGGCGTGTCGCGCCGGGGCCGTGCCGGAGGTCGTCGCCGATCGCCGTACCGGGCTGCTGGTCAACCCGCGGAGCCCCGAGGAGCTGGCGATGGCGCTGGAGACGCTGCTGGCGAACGAGGGGTTGCGCAAGGATCTGGGCGAGGAGGGCAGGCGACGCGTGGAAGCGTTCGACCTGGTGCGCGTGGCGGCGCGCTTCGTGGGAGAACTCCCGCGATGA
- a CDS encoding 6-carboxytetrahydropterin synthase codes for MSGPAYSTRRFTFSAGHRYWVEGWSDAENDRVFGRLTVPHGHNYTAEVTIRGPIDERTGMVIDLSELKRIVGETVVERFDHANLNADALFRGRVPTTENLAVAIWELLAPKLGPDRLWRVRVWEDPTLYVDYFGD; via the coding sequence ATGAGTGGACCGGCCTACAGCACGCGGCGGTTCACGTTCTCGGCCGGCCACCGCTACTGGGTGGAGGGCTGGTCGGACGCGGAGAACGACCGCGTCTTCGGGCGGCTCACCGTGCCCCACGGCCACAACTACACCGCCGAGGTGACGATCCGGGGACCGATCGACGAGCGCACGGGGATGGTCATCGACCTCTCCGAGCTCAAGCGCATCGTCGGCGAGACGGTCGTCGAGCGCTTCGATCACGCCAACCTGAACGCCGACGCCTTGTTCCGCGGGCGCGTTCCCACCACCGAGAACCTCGCGGTGGCGATCTGGGAGCTGCTGGCGCCCAAGCTCGGGCCTGACCGGCTGTGGCGGGTGCGGGTGTGGGAGGATCCGACGCTGTACGTCGACTACTTCGGTGACTAG